The window GTCGCATCGCCTATAAGACCGGGACAAGTTATGGCCACCGCGATGCACTGGCTGTTGGCTTTGACGGCGCGCATGTCGGCGGCGTCTGGATGGGTCGCGCCGATGGCACACCGGTTCCGGGTGCCTTCGGTGGCGATCTGGCCGCGCCGGTGCTGTTCGAACTGTTCGACCGCGCGCAGGCGGGCGGCAGCCCCCTGCCGCCGCCACCCGATGCGACACTGATCCTGCCCACGGCGCGCCTGCCTGCGCCCTTGCGCCGGTTTCGTCCGCCGGGCGAGGCGCTGTCGGAGCGCGCACCAGATGCCCCGCAGATGGTCTTTCCGCCCGACGGCGCGCAGATCGAGGCCCCCTTTGGTCGGTTGGTCGTCAAGGTCCGAAACGGCGCGCCGCCCTTTACCTGGCTGGCCGATGGTCGCCCCGTCGCCATTGCCCGCAGCGAGACGGCATTGGAACTGGATCTGCCCCGCGCCGGTTTGACGCGACTGTCCGTGATCGATGTCAAAGGCCGGGCGGATTCGGTGAATATCGTGATCAAGCCGTGATTCAGACGCTTGACGACATATTTGGAACGTTCTAATTCTTTGTTTAAAGCGATCTGTCTGAAAGGAGCTGCGATGCGTTGGGGATTGATTGGGGCCAGCAATATCGCGGCGGATCACATGATCGGGGCCTTGCGCGCGGGTGGCGGCACGATGCATTCAGTGCTGAGCTCCAGCGCGGATCGTGCGCGCGACTATGCAGCCAGGCATGGGGTCGAGAGCGCCTGTTCCGATCTGGACCAGATGCTGGACGATCCAGATCTGGACGCGGTCTATATCTCGACGACGAATGAAAAGCACTTTGCGCAGGCCATGGCGGCGATCAAGGCCGGCAAGCATGTGCTGTGCGAAAAACCTCTGGCCATGAGCGTGTCCGATGCCGTGACCATGGTCCGCGCCGCTGAACAGGCCGGGCTGGTCTTTGCCACCAATCATCATCTGCGCAATGCCGGCAGCCATCTGGCGATCCGTGATCTGGTGCAATCGGGGCGTTTGGGTGAGGTGCTGAGCCTTCGGGTGTTCCACGCTGTCTATTTGCCGCCACATCTGCAGGGCTGGCGCGTCGACAATCCGGCGGCTGGCGGCGGCGTGATACCAGATATCACTGTGCATGACGCCGATACGGTCCGCTTTCATCTGGGCGAAGACCCTGTATCGGTGGTCGCGATGGCGACGCAATCAGGTCTGGGCAAAGGGGTCGAGGACAGCGTGATGTCGGTCTGGCAAATGCCCTCGGGTACGCAGGTTCAGGCGCATGAAAGCTTTACCCATCGTTTCGCCGGCTCTGGCGTCGAGATCCACGGCACCAAGGGATCGGTCATCGCGCGCAATGTGATGACCCAGCAGCCCGTTGGCCAGATCGAGTTGCGCATCGAAGGCGGGGTCGAGGCGATCGAATTCTCGGACCACAACCTTTATGAGCGCGCGGTCGGGCTGTTTGCCGATGCGGTCGCCGGCAAGGGTCGCCCTGCTGCGGATGGGCGCGACGGCATCTGCTCGCTGGCCATCGCCATGGCCGTGGCCGAGGCAGCCCGCAGCGGTCGCCGCACCGACGTTGATTATGGTGGCATCTGATGACCAGGATCGTCAGCGCAGCCGAGGCGGTATCCCGGATCAAGGACAATGCGGTGGTGACCGTTTCATCCTCATCGGCGCTTGGGTGCCCTGATGCGGTCCTCAAGGCGCTTGGGGAACGGTTTGATGCCGAGGGCCATCCCCGCGACCTGACCACGCTGCATCCGATTGCGGCGGGCGATATGTACGGCGTCAAAGGTGTCGATCACATCGCCAGGGACGGGCTGCTAAAACGGATCTTGGGCGGGTCCTACCCGTCTGGTTCGTCGAACCTGCCAATGCCCGAAATCTGGAAGATGATCGTTGAGGACCGGGTGCTGGCCTATAACGTGCCCTCAGGGATCATGTTCGACATGCACCGCGATGTGGCAGCCCGGCGGCCCGGTGTGCTGACCCGCGTGGGGCTGGATACCTTTGTCGATCC is drawn from Paracoccus tegillarcae and contains these coding sequences:
- a CDS encoding Gfo/Idh/MocA family protein, whose protein sequence is MRWGLIGASNIAADHMIGALRAGGGTMHSVLSSSADRARDYAARHGVESACSDLDQMLDDPDLDAVYISTTNEKHFAQAMAAIKAGKHVLCEKPLAMSVSDAVTMVRAAEQAGLVFATNHHLRNAGSHLAIRDLVQSGRLGEVLSLRVFHAVYLPPHLQGWRVDNPAAGGGVIPDITVHDADTVRFHLGEDPVSVVAMATQSGLGKGVEDSVMSVWQMPSGTQVQAHESFTHRFAGSGVEIHGTKGSVIARNVMTQQPVGQIELRIEGGVEAIEFSDHNLYERAVGLFADAVAGKGRPAADGRDGICSLAIAMAVAEAARSGRRTDVDYGGI